One window of the Strix uralensis isolate ZFMK-TIS-50842 chromosome 3, bStrUra1, whole genome shotgun sequence genome contains the following:
- the GJE1 gene encoding putative gap junction epsilon-1 protein — MSPSYVRSFSEGCLRPPTVIGQFHTLFFGSVRMFFLGVLGFAVYGNEALHFSCDPDKREVNLFCYNQFRPITPQVFWALQLVIVLVPGAFFHLYAACKSIKQEDNLQKSFYTGFYIFSVFLRIILEAVAFWLQIQLFGFKVNAIYMCDMGALEKKFNVTRCMVPEHFEKTIFLIAMYTFTVITVFLCVAEIFEITCRRLGFLKTQ; from the exons ATGTCCCCCAGCTACGTGCGGAGCTTCTCGGAGGGATGT CTCAGGCCACCAACGGTAATTGGCCAATTCCACACTCTTTTCTTTGGCTCAGTGCGTATGTTTTTCCTTGGCGTTTTGGGCTTTGCCGTTTATGGAAATGAGGCCTTGCATTTCAGCTGTGACCCAGACAAGAGAGAGGTTAATCTTTTCTGTTACAACCAGTTCAGGCCTATAACTCCTCAG GTATTCTGGGCGTTACAGCTGGTGATTGTACTGGTACCTGGGGCCTTTTTTCATCTTTATGCTGCATGTAAAAGCATCAAACAGGAAGATAACCTCCAAAAGTCATTCTACACTGGTTTTTAtatcttctctgttttcttaagGATTATCCTTGAAGCTGTGGCTTTCTGGCTTCAGATTCAGCTCTTTGGTTTCAAAGTGAATGCAATCTACATGTGTGATATGGGAGCACTTGAAAAAAAGTTTAACGTTACCCGGTGCATGGTGCCAGAGCACTTTGAAAAGACAATTTTTCTTATTGCAATGTACACATTTACTGTGATTACAGTGTTCTTGTGTGTTGCCGAGATTTTTGAGATCACATGTAGAAGGCTAGGTTTCTTAAAAACTCAGTGA